A stretch of Desulfuromonas acetoxidans DSM 684 DNA encodes these proteins:
- a CDS encoding DUF4198 domain-containing protein translates to MKKALLLSITAMILAASPALAHFQMLYTPQSALDGSTTIELREVFTHPFADEHTMDMGLQEGGKKNPVEAFYVINKGKKKDLLNTLNPINWQGHHNSGAAYQSQYKARRMGDHVFVMQPAPYYEGGEGIYIQQITKMMVNVAGAPTDWDTDLGLKAEIVPLTKPYSIWTGSTFSGIVKSNGKPVPFAEIEVEYLNHDVDLEKNAMGKAYVEAPHDSFVTMGIKADANGKFTFGLPKAGWWGFCALGVGSDKEYQGKELSQDAVIWVQVTDMK, encoded by the coding sequence ATGAAAAAAGCATTACTGCTCAGCATCACTGCCATGATTTTGGCCGCCTCTCCTGCCCTGGCCCATTTCCAGATGCTCTACACACCGCAATCGGCTCTGGATGGCAGTACAACAATTGAACTGCGTGAAGTGTTTACCCATCCATTTGCTGATGAACACACCATGGATATGGGGTTGCAGGAGGGTGGTAAAAAGAACCCTGTCGAAGCGTTTTATGTCATCAACAAGGGCAAGAAAAAAGATCTTCTCAACACCTTGAATCCGATCAATTGGCAGGGTCATCACAACAGTGGCGCTGCTTATCAGTCGCAGTACAAGGCCCGGCGCATGGGCGACCATGTCTTTGTCATGCAACCCGCTCCGTACTATGAAGGCGGAGAGGGGATCTACATTCAGCAAATCACAAAAATGATGGTCAATGTGGCTGGCGCGCCGACAGATTGGGACACGGATCTCGGACTGAAAGCAGAGATCGTTCCGCTGACAAAACCCTATTCCATCTGGACCGGTTCTACCTTCAGCGGCATTGTCAAAAGTAACGGTAAACCAGTCCCCTTTGCCGAGATCGAAGTGGAGTACCTCAACCATGACGTCGATCTGGAGAAAAACGCCATGGGCAAAGCGTATGTCGAAGCACCGCATGACAGTTTTGTCACCATGGGCATCAAGGCCGATGCGAACGGCAAGTTTACCTTCGGTCTTCCCAAAGCCGGCTGGTGGGGTTTTTGCGCCCTCGGAGTCGGCAGCGACAAAGAGTACCAGGGCAAAGAACTCAGTCAGGATGCCGTCATCTGGGTTCAGGTGACGGATATGAAATAA